In a single window of the Flavivirga spongiicola genome:
- a CDS encoding helix-turn-helix domain-containing protein, whose protein sequence is MQEITIRKTKEPLFSGNFEIINLGDLLVDKNMEEGLHRHDFFFLMVLEEASGKHHIDFNDYPVVPNTISLIRPGQVHELILEKGSKGYLITFDFNFYSSIYNYKKEIFWKVVQHNYYNLGNQKFGKILSVSKYIFDEFIQKKAGYEEVIKANLDILFIELMRDVLENNTLKEQNDPYEQELLDKFVQLLESQICTNKQVTEYSEMLHITPYKLNAITKNLLGKTSSQLINEQIILEAKRLLLATSNQINEIAFKLCYEDPAYFIRFFKRYTGYTPQVFRQNFK, encoded by the coding sequence ATGCAAGAAATCACCATTCGAAAAACAAAAGAACCTCTTTTTTCGGGAAATTTCGAGATTATTAATCTTGGAGATTTACTTGTAGACAAAAATATGGAAGAGGGTTTGCATCGTCATGATTTCTTTTTTCTTATGGTCTTAGAAGAAGCAAGCGGTAAACACCATATTGATTTTAATGATTATCCCGTAGTCCCAAATACAATTTCCTTAATCCGTCCTGGGCAAGTTCATGAATTAATTCTTGAAAAAGGAAGCAAAGGCTACCTAATTACATTTGATTTTAACTTTTACTCGTCTATCTATAACTATAAAAAAGAAATATTCTGGAAGGTGGTTCAGCATAATTACTACAATTTGGGCAATCAAAAATTTGGTAAGATTTTATCTGTTTCCAAATATATTTTCGACGAATTTATTCAAAAGAAAGCAGGATATGAAGAAGTGATTAAAGCTAATTTGGACATACTATTTATAGAATTGATGCGAGATGTTCTGGAAAACAATACGCTAAAAGAACAGAACGACCCATATGAGCAGGAACTCTTAGACAAATTTGTACAACTATTGGAAAGTCAAATATGTACAAATAAACAAGTAACCGAATATTCAGAAATGCTCCACATTACTCCATACAAACTAAATGCCATTACCAAAAACTTGTTAGGTAAGACAAGTTCTCAATTAATAAATGAACAAATTATTCTTGAGGCAAAAAGATTGTTGTTGGCAACATCTAATCAAATAAATGAAATTGCTTTTAAATTATGCTACGAAGACCCGGCTTACTTTATTCGGTTTTTTAAAAGGTATACGGGTTACACGCCTCAAGTATTTCGGCAGAATTTTAAATAA
- a CDS encoding sulfatase-like hydrolase/transferase: MKRIFFGFNASMVATLLLLTINSCKQEKSENKAEDRPNILWIVSEDNSPYLGCYGDANATTPNLDKLASEGILYTNAFANAPVCAAARSTIISGMYPTTMGTQNMRSKYNIPEFIKFFPEYLKKEGYYTTNNSKTDYNTSIPKGVWDESSTKAHYKNRKEEQPFFAIFNIGVSHESSLHKTKHDSLLRHDPAKVKLPPYHPDTPEIRHDWAQFYDKIEDMDSQVADVLKELDDAGLAENTIVAYYSDHGGILARSKRFVYETGTHVPMIWRFPEKYKHLAPAKPNTQLDRLVSFVDLAPSILSLTDVKVPDYMQGQAFLGNQQAKPREYVHLFSDRMDERFDKVRAVRNKQYRYIKNYMPHRMYGDFLEYQWRAPSSKSWEEVYKLGKCNETQSIFWNKKPTEELYDTTKDPWEVNNLVNNPEYKDVLDKMREETNDWMYSIKDSGFIPEGQLWSINDHQLIYDYVHSDAYDYKKIKQAADVAALQDKNKLKELISFTHDENPVIRYWGTLGCLILGKDAVTGKKDLMKLLKDTSPDVRITAAEALYGLGESSSVLPVLIEALQSKNKRVSLHVMNSLRTMDPDIIKASIPTIKEVIKNMETKTNLSKAGRYLIKMQH, encoded by the coding sequence ATGAAAAGAATATTTTTTGGCTTTAATGCCTCAATGGTTGCAACTCTACTATTACTTACTATCAATTCCTGTAAACAAGAAAAATCTGAAAATAAAGCTGAAGATAGACCAAACATATTATGGATTGTTAGCGAAGATAATAGTCCATATTTAGGATGCTATGGTGATGCTAACGCAACAACCCCAAACTTAGATAAATTGGCTTCAGAGGGTATTCTGTACACAAATGCTTTTGCAAATGCACCAGTATGCGCCGCAGCCCGATCAACCATTATTTCTGGGATGTATCCCACAACCATGGGAACACAGAATATGCGTAGTAAATATAACATTCCTGAGTTTATAAAGTTCTTTCCCGAATACCTTAAAAAGGAAGGATATTATACTACTAACAATAGTAAAACAGATTACAATACAAGCATACCTAAAGGAGTCTGGGATGAATCTTCAACAAAAGCGCATTATAAAAACAGAAAAGAAGAGCAACCCTTTTTTGCCATATTTAATATTGGTGTTAGTCATGAAAGCTCGCTACATAAAACAAAACATGATAGTCTGTTAAGACATGATCCTGCCAAGGTAAAATTACCACCTTATCATCCAGATACGCCTGAAATAAGGCATGACTGGGCACAATTTTATGATAAGATTGAAGATATGGATAGTCAAGTTGCAGATGTGCTGAAAGAACTTGACGATGCCGGTTTAGCGGAAAATACCATAGTGGCTTATTATAGTGATCACGGTGGAATTTTAGCCAGAAGCAAACGATTTGTTTATGAAACCGGAACCCATGTCCCTATGATTTGGCGATTTCCTGAAAAGTATAAACATCTTGCTCCTGCAAAGCCTAACACGCAATTAGACAGATTGGTAAGTTTTGTTGATTTAGCACCAAGCATATTAAGTCTTACCGATGTTAAAGTTCCAGATTATATGCAAGGACAAGCCTTTTTAGGAAATCAGCAAGCAAAACCTCGTGAATACGTGCATTTATTTAGTGATAGAATGGACGAACGATTTGATAAAGTAAGAGCTGTAAGAAATAAACAATATCGATATATAAAAAATTATATGCCTCACCGAATGTATGGTGATTTTTTAGAATATCAATGGAGAGCACCATCAAGCAAATCTTGGGAAGAAGTATATAAACTGGGTAAATGCAACGAAACACAAAGTATCTTTTGGAATAAAAAACCTACCGAAGAACTTTATGATACGACCAAAGATCCTTGGGAAGTTAACAATTTAGTTAATAATCCTGAATATAAAGATGTGCTTGATAAAATGCGAGAAGAAACAAATGATTGGATGTACTCAATTAAAGACTCTGGCTTCATTCCGGAAGGTCAATTATGGTCTATAAACGACCATCAACTTATATATGATTATGTACATTCTGATGCCTATGATTACAAAAAAATTAAACAAGCTGCAGATGTAGCTGCATTACAAGATAAAAACAAACTAAAGGAACTTATTAGTTTTACGCATGATGAAAATCCTGTTATAAGATATTGGGGGACTTTGGGTTGTTTAATTTTAGGCAAAGATGCTGTCACTGGTAAAAAAGATCTAATGAAACTGCTAAAAGATACAAGTCCTGATGTACGTATTACTGCTGCCGAAGCGTTATATGGTCTAGGCGAATCTTCATCTGTTTTGCCTGTTTTAATTGAGGCCTTACAAAGTAAAAACAAAAGGGTGTCTCTCCATGTTATGAATAGTTTAAGAACTATGGATCCAGATATCATAAAAGCATCTATACCCACAATAAAGGAGGTTATTAAAAATATGGAAACAAAGACAAACCTTTCTAAAGCCGGAAGGTATTTAATTAAAATGCAACATTAG
- a CDS encoding class I SAM-dependent methyltransferase — translation MNKSKKFWDSASKNYDKTEERFEYIHSKSRKNAKKYLENSNVVLDYGCGTGTVSCEIAGYVKEIHAIDISSKMIEIAKEKAVDKKIENVTFSQTDIFDEKHKKESYDRILAFNMLHTIPNPKDVVQRIDELLKPNGLFISVTPCLGGKLSFLVGLQIRLVQIMCRIGIIPVPIRRLKSSDLDDLIINKNFQTVDSEKIYKGASSYFIVAKKNSKK, via the coding sequence ATGAATAAATCAAAAAAATTTTGGGATAGTGCTTCAAAAAACTACGACAAAACAGAAGAACGTTTTGAATATATTCATAGTAAGTCTCGAAAAAACGCTAAAAAGTATTTAGAGAATAGTAATGTTGTTTTAGATTACGGATGTGGAACAGGTACAGTATCTTGTGAAATTGCCGGCTATGTTAAAGAAATACACGCAATTGACATATCATCAAAGATGATTGAAATTGCTAAAGAAAAGGCAGTCGATAAAAAAATTGAAAATGTAACTTTCTCTCAAACGGATATTTTTGATGAAAAACACAAAAAAGAATCTTATGATAGAATACTAGCTTTCAATATGTTGCACACTATTCCTAATCCCAAAGATGTTGTACAAAGAATAGATGAATTATTAAAGCCTAATGGTTTGTTTATTTCTGTAACACCTTGTTTAGGAGGTAAATTGTCATTTTTAGTTGGTTTGCAAATTCGACTTGTTCAAATAATGTGTCGAATTGGAATAATTCCGGTTCCTATAAGAAGACTTAAAAGTTCTGATTTAGATGATTTAATCATAAATAAAAACTTTCAGACTGTTGATTCGGAAAAGATCTACAAAGGTGCATCTAGTTACTTTATAGTAGCTAAGAAAAACAGTAAAAAATAA
- a CDS encoding arylsulfatase has protein sequence MKLYTLIRLVSLSILIVGCQSNKKESGIKKKEISKPNIIFILADDLGYGDVGFNGQQKIKTPVLDQMAEEGIVFTRHYAGSTVCGPSRASLMTGMHTGHATVRGNPRWTKSGNPVDISSSDITVAEELKRANYNTAIIGKWGLAENLTEGIPNLQGFDYFYGFNQHLNAHHYYPEKIWKNDKQITIEGNVMMDKKGTYSQNLFTNNALEFLDNQSSDQPFFLYLAYTIPHYELTIPEVEKKQYQDQDWPLREMKMGHYRNDKNGHVTYASMVSRMDKDVGLVMKKLKELGVDDNTLVIFTSDNGHEYDNTDNEFFNSNGVFRGRKRDLYEGGIRMPFVARWPNKIKAGSKTDYVSAFWDFLPTACDIAGIVPSSQIDGKSFLPTLINSTAQQKHDYLYWEFNESRGPIQAIIQGDWKLIYFVGRDYELYNLKEDPEEAKNIYSQNLEKGDALKALMLKARTPHPEFPLERKMK, from the coding sequence ATGAAGCTATATACTTTAATAAGGTTGGTGTCACTTTCAATACTCATTGTAGGATGCCAATCTAATAAGAAAGAGTCTGGAATAAAGAAGAAAGAAATTTCTAAACCCAATATCATTTTTATTTTGGCAGATGACTTAGGTTATGGGGATGTCGGTTTTAATGGACAGCAAAAAATTAAAACACCAGTTCTCGATCAGATGGCAGAAGAAGGGATTGTTTTTACACGACATTATGCCGGTTCAACCGTTTGTGGGCCATCACGAGCAAGCCTCATGACCGGTATGCACACGGGACATGCAACGGTACGAGGAAATCCCAGATGGACTAAGTCAGGAAATCCTGTAGATATTTCCAGTAGTGATATTACAGTGGCTGAAGAACTTAAACGAGCTAACTATAATACAGCCATCATTGGCAAATGGGGTCTTGCAGAAAATCTTACTGAGGGTATACCAAATCTACAAGGGTTCGATTATTTTTATGGGTTTAATCAACATCTTAATGCCCATCATTATTACCCGGAAAAAATATGGAAAAATGATAAACAGATTACTATAGAAGGTAATGTCATGATGGATAAAAAAGGCACGTATTCTCAAAACCTTTTTACAAATAATGCATTAGAATTCTTAGATAACCAATCTTCAGATCAACCTTTCTTTTTATACCTGGCTTACACCATTCCTCATTACGAGTTAACAATTCCAGAAGTTGAAAAGAAACAATATCAAGATCAAGATTGGCCATTAAGGGAAATGAAAATGGGGCATTACCGTAACGATAAAAACGGGCATGTTACTTATGCTTCCATGGTTAGCAGAATGGATAAAGATGTGGGGTTGGTTATGAAAAAACTTAAGGAGCTTGGAGTAGATGACAATACATTGGTCATATTCACCAGTGACAACGGACATGAGTATGATAATACCGATAATGAGTTTTTTAATAGTAATGGCGTCTTTAGAGGAAGGAAACGGGATTTATATGAAGGAGGTATCCGAATGCCTTTTGTTGCTCGTTGGCCGAATAAGATAAAAGCTGGAAGTAAAACAGACTATGTTTCGGCTTTTTGGGATTTTTTACCCACTGCCTGTGATATTGCAGGTATAGTACCTTCCTCGCAAATTGATGGAAAATCTTTCTTACCTACATTAATAAACAGTACAGCCCAGCAAAAACATGATTATTTATATTGGGAATTCAATGAAAGTAGAGGTCCTATTCAAGCAATTATACAAGGAGATTGGAAACTTATTTATTTTGTTGGACGTGATTACGAATTATATAATCTAAAAGAAGATCCTGAAGAAGCTAAAAATATCTATTCTCAAAATTTAGAGAAAGGAGATGCTTTGAAAGCGCTTATGTTAAAAGCTCGAACGCCTCATCCTGAATTTCCGTTAGAAAGAAAAATGAAATAA
- a CDS encoding T9SS type A sorting domain-containing protein — MKNIYLSLTLLVFNQQIQAQIITIPNANFKNALINTMCVDTNGDGIYNDDVDTNNDNEIQIAEAEAILKLNVSSQNIASLEGIEQFTNLIELYCDFNQLTTLDVSKNHNLEILNCLVNNLTTLDVSNNSKLITLYCAFNQLTDLDVSNNHNLINFWCYTNQLTSLNLKNGNNNLLLTMFAQDNINLSCIQVDDVGFSNNVVSWSKNDTTSYSENCGLLGVDTIENDMEIVCYPNPVSNMLRIKTPDAIKLNRIKVYNTLGKLAMEEKVNFEQLDLSNLNQGLHAIIFEADNITISRKILKK, encoded by the coding sequence ATGAAAAACATTTATTTATCTCTTACATTATTGGTCTTTAATCAACAAATTCAGGCTCAAATTATAACCATTCCCAATGCCAATTTTAAGAATGCATTAATAAACACGATGTGTGTAGACACAAATGGAGATGGCATTTACAATGACGATGTTGACACCAACAATGATAACGAAATACAAATTGCCGAGGCTGAAGCCATATTAAAATTGAATGTTTCATCTCAAAATATTGCTTCATTAGAAGGAATAGAGCAATTCACAAACCTTATAGAGTTATATTGTGATTTCAATCAATTAACAACTTTAGATGTTTCTAAAAATCATAATCTTGAAATTCTAAATTGTTTGGTTAACAACTTAACAACTTTAGATGTTTCTAATAACTCTAAGCTCATAACTTTGTACTGTGCATTTAATCAATTAACCGATTTAGATGTTTCTAATAACCACAACCTTATTAACTTTTGGTGTTATACAAATCAGTTGACCAGCCTTAATCTTAAAAACGGAAATAACAACTTATTACTCACCATGTTTGCACAAGACAACATCAATTTATCATGTATACAAGTTGACGATGTAGGTTTTTCTAACAATGTTGTCTCTTGGTCTAAAAATGACACTACTAGCTATAGTGAAAATTGTGGCCTTTTAGGGGTAGATACTATTGAAAATGATATGGAAATAGTATGCTATCCAAATCCTGTAAGCAACATGTTAAGAATAAAAACACCTGATGCTATTAAACTAAACAGAATCAAAGTTTATAACACTCTTGGAAAGTTAGCCATGGAAGAAAAAGTAAATTTTGAACAACTTGATTTATCCAATTTAAATCAAGGGTTACATGCAATAATCTTTGAAGCCGATAATATTACAATTTCCAGAAAAATTTTAAAAAAATAA
- a CDS encoding M43 family zinc metalloprotease: MIRNSILIALSSIILFSCSKGDGVEHPEETTETVYTLPVVIHIVHTGQEVGTGYNLSNERIIGQIKTLNDDFRKKEGTLGYNIHPLGADTKIEFKLAEIDPNGDQTDGINRVNLNDIFIDTENDWFFDDLPYYGYWNKQDYINVWVFPFEPNTALGQSSVPKANLPGLIDANPDGTTGIMIATPHFGTSDLVGGSNLGRTFTHEMGHFLGLKHLWGKIENANCLDFDDYCEDTPPVSRRTENCDGLANLSCNGESVLTQNYMDYTDDACMNMFTKNQVTRMRYVLKNSNVRKSLITSSAINRN; the protein is encoded by the coding sequence ATGATAAGAAATTCTATTCTAATAGCATTATCAAGCATAATACTATTCAGCTGTTCTAAAGGTGATGGAGTTGAACATCCAGAAGAAACAACAGAAACCGTTTACACACTTCCCGTTGTTATTCATATTGTACATACAGGACAAGAAGTTGGAACTGGCTATAACCTATCAAATGAACGTATTATTGGTCAAATTAAAACACTAAACGATGATTTCAGAAAAAAAGAAGGGACTCTAGGTTACAATATACATCCTTTAGGAGCAGATACTAAAATAGAATTTAAATTAGCAGAAATAGATCCTAATGGAGACCAAACCGATGGCATTAATAGAGTGAACTTAAATGATATCTTTATTGACACAGAAAATGATTGGTTTTTTGATGATCTCCCTTATTATGGATATTGGAATAAACAGGATTATATTAATGTTTGGGTATTTCCTTTTGAACCAAATACAGCTTTAGGTCAATCTTCTGTCCCAAAGGCAAATTTACCAGGTCTTATAGATGCAAACCCTGACGGCACTACCGGAATAATGATTGCTACTCCTCATTTTGGCACTTCAGATTTAGTAGGTGGTTCAAATCTTGGTCGAACGTTTACTCATGAAATGGGACATTTTTTAGGTTTAAAACACCTTTGGGGGAAGATAGAAAATGCCAATTGTTTAGACTTTGATGATTATTGTGAAGATACTCCACCTGTATCTAGAAGAACTGAAAATTGTGATGGTTTGGCAAATTTATCTTGTAATGGAGAATCTGTACTCACTCAAAATTACATGGATTATACCGATGATGCCTGTATGAATATGTTCACTAAAAATCAAGTAACAAGAATGCGATATGTCTTAAAAAATAGTAATGTTAGAAAATCTCTCATAACATCATCTGCCATTAATAGAAATTAA
- a CDS encoding DUF2938 domain-containing protein encodes MNTILKIIVIGIGATITMDIYAFVLKLFGIKGLDYKFLGRWIGHMFNGKFNHNKIFDSAAIKYEQIIGQTAHYSIGIAFTFLLVILFGKKWLDNPSLFPALVIGLLTMVASFFIMQPAFGFGVAGSNLPDPNKARLMSLIIHCIYGIGLFVAALVVNRIKLTN; translated from the coding sequence ATGAATACAATACTTAAAATCATAGTAATAGGAATTGGAGCTACTATTACAATGGATATCTACGCCTTTGTTTTAAAACTGTTCGGGATTAAAGGCCTTGACTATAAATTTCTAGGTCGCTGGATTGGACATATGTTTAACGGAAAATTTAATCATAATAAAATCTTTGATTCAGCAGCCATTAAGTATGAACAAATTATCGGACAGACAGCTCATTATTCTATAGGGATTGCTTTCACTTTTTTATTGGTAATACTGTTTGGAAAAAAATGGCTTGATAATCCCTCTCTTTTCCCTGCTTTGGTTATTGGCTTGCTAACAATGGTTGCATCATTTTTTATAATGCAACCTGCATTTGGGTTTGGTGTTGCAGGTTCAAATTTACCCGACCCGAATAAAGCTAGATTAATGAGTCTTATTATCCATTGTATATATGGTATTGGGCTGTTTGTAGCAGCTCTAGTTGTAAATAGAATTAAACTTACCAATTGA
- a CDS encoding uL13 family ribosomal protein, which produces MIKNIFAIGALLISLISYSQNKGNYIIIINNDSILVDLNKNIQYKISSGEKLTIKITQPEILTYSDDMISFSHDKSLSVSDSKIEEGIEQCMIMKSTGNGFMVQKYKTLDPSSLTQLMMNEITKESVNYGYTKTEKPFKRKLKSGQTIVGIQTTLTYKGEKEIYTVATYGAKDEGIIVVTMLLSEDHKDDKGIIDLFLETLEIKG; this is translated from the coding sequence ATGATAAAAAACATTTTCGCCATAGGAGCATTACTAATTAGCCTAATAAGTTATTCTCAAAACAAAGGGAATTATATCATAATTATCAATAACGACTCAATTCTAGTTGACCTCAATAAAAATATTCAGTATAAAATATCTTCAGGGGAAAAATTGACAATTAAAATCACACAGCCCGAGATATTAACTTATTCAGATGATATGATTTCTTTTAGTCATGACAAATCACTTAGTGTATCGGATTCTAAAATTGAAGAAGGTATTGAGCAATGTATGATTATGAAATCTACGGGAAATGGTTTTATGGTTCAAAAATATAAAACACTTGATCCAAGTAGTTTGACACAATTAATGATGAATGAAATTACTAAAGAAAGTGTCAATTACGGTTACACTAAAACTGAAAAGCCATTTAAGAGAAAACTAAAAAGTGGCCAAACAATAGTAGGTATTCAAACTACTTTAACTTACAAAGGAGAAAAGGAGATTTACACAGTGGCTACTTACGGAGCAAAAGATGAGGGGATAATTGTAGTAACAATGCTGTTGAGCGAAGATCATAAAGATGATAAAGGAATCATTGATTTATTTTTAGAAACCCTAGAAATAAAAGGATAA